One genomic window of Cyanobacteria bacterium FACHB-DQ100 includes the following:
- a CDS encoding TIGR00300 family protein — MTSSIRILMCAPDHYDVDYVINPWMEGNIHKSSRDRAVEQWQGLHRLIKEHAIVDLVPPQKGVPDMVFTANAGLVLGETAVLSRFYHKERQGEEPYFKAWFEENGFTVHELPPELPFEGAGDALFDREGRWLWAGYGFRSELDSHPYLAKWLDVEVLSLRLMDDRFYHLDTCFCPLNNGYLLYYPPAFDAYSNRLIEMRVPAEKRIAISEPDAVNFACNAVNVDHIVIMNKASADLKQRLADAGFQVLETPLTEFLKAGGAAKCLTLRVTEPVRVELHASATIESRVVQLDGHLLDSGVINRTLDIIVEAGGSFQVLNFNLGTQRQSTSSAEVKVTAPSHEVMETIMSQLIDLGALPRPQEVCDAELEPVIQNGVAPDDFYVTTIYPTEVRVNGEWVKVDRQRMDGAIAVSPDGQSAQCKLLRDLTTSDRVVVGVEGIRTIRKSSSREQRNTQEFSFMGAGVSSERRVELVVEQIAWELRQIRDQGGRVVVTAGPVVIHTGGGEHLAKLIREGYVQALLGGNAIAVHDMEQSLLGTSLGVDMKRGVSVRGGHRHHLKVINMVRRYGSIAKTVEAGVLKNGILYECVRNNIPFSLAGSIRDDGPLPDTKMDLIEAQQDYARLIEGADMILMLSSMLHSIGVGNMTPSGVKMVCVDINPAVVTKLSDRGSIESIGVVTDVGLFLSLLIQQLEKLTNPYQIAEKV, encoded by the coding sequence ATGACCTCCTCGATTCGGATTCTGATGTGTGCGCCTGACCATTACGATGTGGATTATGTGATTAATCCGTGGATGGAAGGCAACATTCACAAGTCTTCACGTGATCGCGCGGTGGAGCAATGGCAAGGACTGCATCGCTTGATCAAGGAACACGCGATCGTTGATTTGGTGCCGCCTCAGAAAGGCGTTCCAGACATGGTGTTCACAGCAAATGCAGGCTTAGTTCTCGGTGAAACTGCTGTTCTCAGTCGCTTCTACCACAAAGAGCGCCAAGGCGAAGAACCGTATTTCAAAGCGTGGTTTGAGGAGAATGGCTTTACGGTTCACGAACTGCCGCCAGAATTGCCGTTTGAAGGCGCGGGCGATGCACTGTTCGATCGCGAAGGTCGCTGGCTTTGGGCGGGATATGGCTTTCGGTCAGAACTCGATTCGCATCCTTATTTAGCAAAATGGCTCGATGTCGAGGTGCTATCGCTGCGATTAATGGACGATCGGTTTTATCATCTCGATACTTGCTTCTGCCCGTTGAACAATGGCTATCTGCTGTACTATCCGCCTGCGTTTGATGCGTATTCTAATCGGTTGATCGAAATGCGGGTTCCGGCTGAAAAGCGCATTGCAATCTCTGAGCCAGATGCCGTCAACTTTGCTTGTAATGCGGTAAACGTGGATCACATTGTGATTATGAACAAAGCCAGCGCCGACCTGAAACAGCGCTTGGCAGATGCAGGATTTCAGGTACTAGAAACCCCGCTAACCGAATTTCTTAAAGCCGGGGGTGCCGCGAAATGCTTAACGTTGCGCGTGACAGAACCCGTCCGTGTGGAACTCCATGCGAGTGCGACGATCGAAAGCCGAGTTGTGCAACTTGATGGTCACTTGCTCGATTCGGGTGTGATCAATCGCACGCTCGATATCATTGTCGAAGCAGGCGGTAGCTTCCAAGTCTTGAACTTCAACTTAGGGACTCAGCGTCAAAGTACCTCATCGGCAGAAGTGAAAGTCACGGCTCCATCGCATGAAGTGATGGAAACGATTATGTCGCAGTTGATTGATCTGGGTGCATTGCCGCGTCCTCAAGAAGTCTGTGATGCCGAGCTTGAACCTGTCATTCAAAATGGCGTTGCGCCCGATGATTTCTATGTGACCACGATTTACCCAACTGAAGTTCGAGTCAACGGCGAATGGGTAAAAGTCGATCGTCAACGCATGGACGGCGCGATCGCGGTTTCTCCGGATGGTCAATCCGCACAATGTAAATTGCTGCGAGATTTGACGACGAGCGATCGTGTCGTGGTCGGAGTCGAAGGCATTCGCACAATCCGTAAGTCATCCTCGCGTGAACAACGCAACACTCAGGAATTCAGCTTTATGGGTGCAGGTGTATCGAGCGAGCGGCGGGTTGAATTAGTCGTCGAGCAAATCGCTTGGGAACTGCGGCAAATTCGAGATCAAGGCGGTCGTGTAGTTGTGACAGCAGGGCCTGTTGTGATTCATACAGGCGGTGGTGAACATCTAGCAAAACTGATTCGGGAAGGCTATGTTCAGGCGCTTTTGGGTGGAAATGCGATCGCGGTTCACGACATGGAACAATCGCTGCTAGGAACATCGCTCGGGGTGGATATGAAGCGCGGCGTTTCAGTGCGGGGTGGACATCGCCATCACTTGAAGGTGATTAACATGGTGCGCCGTTACGGTAGCATTGCCAAAACGGTTGAAGCAGGTGTTCTCAAGAACGGTATTCTCTATGAGTGCGTTCGTAATAACATCCCGTTCTCGTTAGCGGGATCAATCCGAGATGATGGCCCGTTACCCGATACGAAAATGGATTTGATCGAAGCACAGCAGGATTATGCTCGTTTGATTGAAGGGGCAGACATGATTTTGATGCTGTCTTCGATGCTGCACTCGATCGGAGTTGGGAACATGACTCCTTCTGGTGTGAAGATGGTCTGTGTGGATATCAATCCAGCCGTTGTGACGAAGCTGAGCGATCGAGGTTCGATCGAATCGATCGGCGTGGTGACAGATGTAGGATTGTTCCTAAGCTTGTTGATTCAACAGCTTGAGAAACTAACCAATCCGTATCAGATTGCTGAGAAAGTTTAG
- a CDS encoding ATP-dependent metallopeptidase FtsH/Yme1/Tma family protein: protein MPVETNNKRTQRPRQFGGGLLIVFALLLLLNFVVPSFSSQSQQVAYSDFVSQVRSGNVDRAIIGNDKIEFTLKSTQPAQDGTRAPVYTTAPVAIDLDLPKILRDNNVEFSAPTPSPYSWIGTIFSWVLPPLIFFGIYSFFINRQGGGAAALTVGKSKARIYSEGTTGVKFTDVAGVDEAKAELQEIVDFLKNAEKYSRLGAKIPKGVLLVGPPGTGKTMLAKAIAGEAGVPFFSISGSEFIELFVGVGASRVRDLFEQAKQQAPCIVFIDELDALGKSRGSGNFAGGNDEREQTLNQLLTEMDGFDANTGVILLAATNRPEVLDPALRRPGRFDRQVVVDRPDKIGREAILNVHARNVKLASDVDLSTIAVRTPGFAGADLANLVNEAALLAARNNRDSVVMADFNEAIERVIAGLEKRSRILNETEKKIVAHHEVGHALIGVLMPGAGKVEKISIVPRGVGALGYTLQLPEEDRFLMAEDEIRGRIATLLGGRSAEEVIFGKVSTGASDDIQKATDLAERTVTIYGMSEELGPVAFEKMQQQFIEGYAPSRRQISAKVTEEIDREVKAIVDNAHHIALAILKNNRSLLEELSQSLLEREVLEGEALRAELSRVQPPAELEAWLKTGKVTQNATELHAVA from the coding sequence ATGCCAGTAGAAACAAACAATAAGCGCACTCAGCGCCCTCGGCAGTTCGGAGGCGGATTGCTGATTGTATTTGCGTTACTATTACTGCTGAATTTTGTGGTGCCAAGCTTTAGTTCACAATCTCAGCAAGTTGCTTATAGTGATTTCGTCTCTCAAGTGCGATCGGGCAATGTCGATCGGGCAATTATTGGAAACGACAAAATTGAATTTACACTGAAGTCAACACAGCCTGCTCAGGATGGGACTCGTGCTCCGGTGTATACCACAGCTCCGGTGGCGATCGACCTCGATTTGCCGAAGATTCTGCGCGATAACAATGTTGAATTTAGCGCGCCTACGCCAAGTCCTTACAGCTGGATTGGTACAATTTTTAGCTGGGTGTTACCGCCGCTGATTTTCTTTGGAATCTACAGCTTCTTTATTAACCGTCAAGGAGGCGGAGCCGCAGCGCTTACCGTTGGAAAAAGTAAAGCCCGCATCTACTCAGAAGGCACAACGGGCGTTAAGTTTACTGATGTGGCAGGGGTAGACGAAGCTAAAGCCGAACTGCAAGAGATTGTTGATTTTCTCAAGAATGCGGAGAAATATTCACGCTTAGGGGCAAAGATCCCGAAAGGAGTCTTGCTGGTTGGGCCTCCTGGAACCGGGAAAACGATGTTAGCCAAAGCGATCGCTGGAGAAGCAGGGGTTCCATTCTTCTCGATCTCAGGTTCTGAGTTTATTGAACTATTCGTCGGGGTTGGTGCTTCTCGCGTTCGTGACTTGTTTGAACAAGCGAAACAACAAGCGCCTTGTATCGTGTTTATCGATGAGTTAGATGCGCTTGGTAAGTCTCGCGGTTCTGGAAACTTCGCCGGTGGCAACGATGAACGCGAACAAACGCTAAACCAGTTGCTGACTGAGATGGATGGCTTTGATGCGAATACGGGTGTGATTCTGCTGGCAGCAACCAACCGCCCAGAAGTGTTAGATCCAGCGCTGCGTCGTCCTGGACGGTTCGATCGTCAAGTAGTCGTCGATCGTCCTGACAAGATTGGGCGTGAAGCGATTCTCAATGTTCACGCTCGCAACGTCAAATTAGCAAGCGATGTTGATCTTTCAACGATCGCGGTTCGCACTCCCGGATTTGCAGGTGCAGACTTAGCCAACTTGGTGAATGAAGCAGCGCTGCTTGCGGCTCGAAACAATCGCGATTCTGTGGTGATGGCAGACTTCAATGAGGCGATCGAGCGTGTGATCGCAGGACTTGAGAAGAGATCGCGCATCCTGAACGAAACTGAGAAGAAGATTGTCGCCCATCATGAAGTGGGACACGCGCTGATTGGGGTATTGATGCCCGGTGCGGGTAAGGTTGAGAAAATCTCGATCGTCCCGCGTGGTGTAGGTGCATTAGGCTACACGCTGCAATTACCAGAAGAAGATCGCTTCCTCATGGCAGAAGACGAAATTCGGGGACGGATTGCCACTTTGCTGGGCGGTCGATCGGCAGAAGAAGTCATTTTCGGTAAGGTTTCAACCGGAGCCAGTGACGACATTCAAAAAGCCACGGATCTTGCAGAACGCACTGTGACTATCTACGGTATGAGCGAGGAGTTAGGCCCGGTTGCCTTTGAGAAAATGCAGCAGCAGTTCATCGAAGGATACGCTCCCTCGCGTCGTCAGATCAGCGCGAAAGTGACTGAAGAGATCGATCGCGAAGTCAAAGCGATCGTCGATAACGCGCATCACATTGCCTTAGCGATTCTGAAGAACAATCGATCGCTGCTGGAAGAACTATCTCAATCCTTGCTGGAGCGAGAAGTGCTTGAAGGTGAAGCATTGCGGGCTGAGTTAAGTCGAGTACAACCGCCTGCTGAACTAGAAGCTTGGTTAAAGACGGGTAAGGTTACTCAAAATGCGACAGAGTTGCACGCCGTTGCATAA
- a CDS encoding BrnT family toxin, whose translation MEFEFDPNKSAANQVKHGIDFNQAQQLWTDSERVEIPARTEDEQRFLVIGKISQQYWAAVITYRAEMVRIISVRRARDSEVELYESRRI comes from the coding sequence TTGGAGTTTGAGTTTGACCCCAATAAGAGTGCGGCTAATCAAGTTAAACATGGAATCGACTTCAATCAAGCTCAACAGTTATGGACAGATTCGGAGCGCGTTGAGATCCCAGCCAGAACAGAAGATGAACAACGATTCCTTGTCATTGGTAAAATCTCTCAGCAATATTGGGCAGCAGTCATAACATATCGAGCCGAAATGGTACGGATCATTTCCGTTCGACGTGCAAGAGATAGCGAGGTAGAACTTTATGAAAGCAGAAGAATTTGA
- the alaS gene encoding alanine--tRNA ligase gives MATPLSGAQIRQTFLDFFAQRGHQPLPSASLVPEDPTVLLTIAGMLPFKPIFLGQRQAEFPRATTSQKCIRTNDIENVGRTARHHTFFEMLGNFSFGDYFKSQAISWAWELSTKTYGLPPERIIVSVFEEDDEAFAIWRDEIGIPAHRIQRMGAKDNFWNSGPTGPCGPCSELYYDFHPELGDDHLDLEDDTRFIEYYNLVFMQYNQDIDGNLTPLQNKNIDTGMGLERMAQILQQVPNNYETDLIFPIVQTAAKIAGIDYAISDESTKVSLKVIGDHVRAVVHMIADGIIASNEGRGYVLRRLIRRVVRHGRLIGINQDFTPDVAETAIALAESAYPNVRMKETVIKSELKIEEERFRKTLDRGEKLLEDILNQEQKQISGKDAFELYDTYGFPVELTEEIAAEKGLTVDMLGFEAEMEAQRQRGRDAHKTIDLTVQGTLDTLAETIQETEFLGYKQPSSQAEIQLLLVDGETVDQVESGTEVQIVLNQTPFYAESGGQIGDRGYLSGEDSVIRIEDVKKESAFFVHFGRVERGTVRVSDRVTAQIDLSCRRRAQANHSATHLLQAALRKIVDESISQAGSLVDFDRLRFDFNYSKPLTLEQLQQVEEQINTWIAEGHQAEIEVMPIADAKAKGAVAMFGEKYGDEVRVIDFPGVSMELCGGTHVSNTAEIGLFKIVSEIGVAAGVRRIEAISGASVLEYLNVREAVVKELSDRFKVKPEEIADRITSLQTELKNTQKQLEAVKGQLAIAKADQLLAEAETVGDFKMLVAQLEGVDPAALQKAAEQLLQKLGEGAIVLGSIPEAGKVSFVAAFSPAVVKKGLQAGKVVGAIAKICGGGGGGRPNLAQAGGRDTSKLPEALAEAKQQLQSGLI, from the coding sequence ATGGCTACTCCTCTTAGCGGCGCTCAAATTCGGCAGACGTTTCTTGATTTCTTTGCACAGCGCGGACATCAACCGCTACCCAGTGCGTCGCTGGTGCCTGAAGATCCAACGGTGTTATTGACGATCGCCGGAATGCTGCCATTTAAGCCGATTTTTCTCGGTCAGCGTCAGGCTGAATTTCCCCGCGCGACGACTTCTCAGAAGTGTATCCGCACGAACGATATTGAGAATGTGGGACGCACCGCCCGACATCATACGTTTTTTGAGATGCTGGGAAATTTCAGCTTTGGTGATTATTTTAAGTCGCAAGCGATCTCTTGGGCTTGGGAGCTTTCAACCAAAACGTATGGCTTGCCTCCAGAGCGCATCATCGTCAGCGTGTTTGAAGAAGATGACGAAGCGTTCGCGATCTGGCGTGATGAGATTGGTATTCCTGCCCATCGAATTCAGCGTATGGGGGCAAAAGATAACTTCTGGAATTCAGGCCCAACTGGCCCCTGCGGCCCTTGCTCGGAGTTGTATTACGACTTTCATCCAGAACTCGGTGATGACCACCTTGATCTCGAAGATGATACACGCTTCATTGAGTATTACAACCTGGTGTTTATGCAATACAACCAGGACATTGATGGCAATTTAACCCCACTTCAGAACAAGAACATTGATACGGGAATGGGTCTGGAGCGGATGGCACAGATTCTCCAGCAAGTGCCAAATAACTATGAAACAGATTTGATTTTCCCGATCGTTCAAACCGCTGCAAAAATTGCTGGGATCGATTACGCGATCTCAGATGAATCGACGAAAGTCTCGCTGAAAGTGATTGGCGATCATGTTCGCGCTGTCGTTCACATGATTGCAGATGGCATCATTGCCTCGAATGAAGGACGGGGCTATGTGCTGCGGCGATTAATTCGCCGGGTAGTGCGTCATGGACGTTTAATCGGAATCAATCAAGATTTCACGCCTGATGTTGCAGAAACTGCGATCGCACTGGCTGAATCGGCTTACCCGAATGTGCGAATGAAGGAAACCGTGATCAAGTCGGAACTGAAGATTGAAGAAGAACGGTTCCGCAAGACGCTCGATCGTGGCGAAAAGCTATTAGAAGACATCTTGAACCAAGAACAAAAGCAGATCTCTGGAAAAGATGCGTTTGAGCTATACGACACCTACGGCTTTCCGGTTGAACTCACCGAAGAAATTGCGGCTGAAAAAGGTTTAACTGTTGATATGTTGGGCTTTGAAGCTGAAATGGAAGCTCAACGCCAACGGGGACGCGATGCTCATAAAACGATCGATTTAACTGTTCAAGGAACATTAGATACGCTGGCAGAAACAATCCAGGAAACAGAATTCTTAGGCTACAAACAACCTTCTAGCCAAGCGGAAATTCAACTGTTGTTAGTAGATGGTGAAACCGTCGATCAAGTCGAATCTGGCACCGAAGTGCAAATCGTTCTGAATCAAACGCCGTTTTATGCAGAATCTGGGGGTCAGATTGGCGATCGAGGTTATCTGTCTGGTGAAGATTCGGTGATTCGGATCGAGGATGTGAAGAAAGAGTCAGCGTTCTTTGTTCACTTTGGACGAGTCGAGCGTGGAACGGTGCGAGTGAGCGATCGTGTCACCGCTCAGATTGATCTGTCCTGTCGTCGTCGCGCCCAAGCCAATCACTCTGCCACACACTTGCTACAAGCAGCACTGCGTAAGATTGTCGATGAAAGCATTTCGCAAGCGGGATCATTAGTTGACTTCGATCGCTTACGGTTTGACTTCAACTATTCCAAGCCCTTAACCCTGGAACAACTGCAACAAGTTGAAGAACAAATTAACACCTGGATTGCAGAAGGACATCAAGCCGAGATTGAAGTTATGCCGATCGCAGATGCGAAAGCAAAAGGTGCAGTCGCAATGTTTGGTGAAAAGTATGGGGATGAAGTTCGCGTGATTGATTTCCCTGGGGTTTCGATGGAGCTATGCGGCGGAACTCATGTGAGTAACACCGCAGAAATTGGGTTGTTCAAGATTGTTTCTGAGATCGGAGTTGCGGCGGGAGTTCGACGGATTGAAGCAATCTCCGGAGCATCGGTGCTGGAATATCTCAATGTTCGCGAGGCTGTTGTTAAAGAGTTAAGCGATCGCTTCAAAGTCAAACCCGAAGAGATCGCCGATCGCATTACTTCACTCCAAACCGAACTGAAGAACACTCAGAAGCAATTGGAAGCGGTGAAAGGACAGCTAGCGATCGCCAAAGCCGATCAACTGTTAGCTGAAGCTGAAACCGTTGGAGACTTCAAAATGCTGGTGGCTCAACTCGAAGGCGTTGATCCGGCTGCGCTTCAGAAAGCCGCAGAACAACTGCTGCAAAAATTAGGTGAAGGCGCGATCGTCTTGGGTTCAATTCCCGAAGCGGGTAAGGTGAGCTTTGTGGCGGCGTTTAGTCCAGCAGTCGTAAAGAAAGGACTGCAAGCGGGGAAAGTTGTCGGTGCGATCGCAAAAATCTGCGGCGGTGGCGGCGGGGGTCGCCCGAACTTGGCGCAAGCAGGCGGGCGAGATACGAGCAAACTACCGGAAGCCTTGGCAGAGGCAAAGCAGCAATTGCAATCTGGCTTAATTTAG
- a CDS encoding type II toxin-antitoxin system VapC family toxin: MSSVVADTHTIIWYLRNSSKLSVVARETLDRAVQAGDLIYISAISFVEIVYLVEKGRIPNADFTNLLKLTSDFLIGIAIAPLNLEVAIAIQQIPRETVPEMPDRIIAATAFSLNLPLITCDHKVQALANVQTVW; this comes from the coding sequence ATGAGTTCAGTTGTTGCAGACACCCATACAATCATTTGGTATCTTCGCAATTCGTCTAAGCTTTCAGTAGTTGCACGCGAAACGCTGGATCGAGCAGTTCAAGCGGGTGATTTAATCTACATTTCAGCAATTTCATTCGTAGAAATAGTCTATCTGGTTGAAAAAGGAAGGATTCCTAATGCAGATTTTACTAACCTTCTGAAGCTTACCTCAGACTTTTTGATAGGAATTGCGATCGCACCGCTGAACCTAGAAGTCGCAATAGCGATACAGCAAATTCCGAGAGAGACAGTCCCCGAAATGCCTGATCGCATTATCGCAGCAACAGCTTTCTCGCTAAATCTGCCGCTGATTACCTGTGATCACAAGGTTCAAGCCTTGGCAAACGTTCAGACGGTCTGGTAG
- a CDS encoding acetyltransferase — translation MLLQEKETGNLLEVLDVKLLIDPNEEMVPARDQAGQEEQDPEKYTKTALVFPSGEALPRCWLDANYRNN, via the coding sequence ATGTTGCTGCAAGAAAAAGAAACGGGTAACTTACTCGAAGTTCTGGATGTGAAGCTTTTGATTGATCCAAACGAAGAGATGGTTCCTGCCCGCGATCAAGCAGGGCAAGAAGAGCAAGACCCAGAAAAGTATACCAAAACTGCTTTAGTGTTTCCTTCTGGTGAGGCATTGCCCCGCTGCTGGCTGGATGCGAACTATCGCAATAATTAG
- a CDS encoding CAAD domain-containing protein: MTTQIEMPSSSAIEPTPTTVEQMTEQEMIEARRLAAWERDRAQIEDFFSDPMKYISAFWQEYKPIVYVLGAILVSLFALNLIFGVIGFVTSLPIISGLLELVGIGYTVWFVNRYLLKVETREELSQMMDGMKQDVIGAAQPIADDFKNAINPDETLS; encoded by the coding sequence ATGACTACTCAAATTGAAATGCCATCTAGCTCTGCTATTGAGCCCACGCCTACAACGGTTGAGCAAATGACTGAGCAAGAGATGATCGAAGCGCGTCGGCTTGCTGCGTGGGAGCGCGATCGCGCTCAGATCGAAGACTTTTTCAGTGATCCAATGAAGTACATTTCGGCATTCTGGCAAGAGTATAAGCCGATCGTCTATGTGCTTGGTGCAATTCTAGTCTCCTTGTTTGCGCTGAATCTTATCTTCGGGGTCATTGGCTTTGTGACGAGCCTTCCAATCATTAGCGGGTTGTTAGAACTGGTTGGAATCGGCTACACAGTTTGGTTTGTGAACCGCTACCTGTTGAAAGTTGAAACTCGCGAAGAGCTTTCGCAGATGATGGATGGCATGAAGCAAGATGTAATTGGAGCAGCACAGCCGATCGCCGATGACTTCAAGAATGCGATTAATCCTGACGAAACTCTGTCTTAG
- a CDS encoding DUF2382 domain-containing protein — translation MIPQADESLTSEVLTPEEVIQLLEERLVVRSDKRKVGEIVVRKEIETRIVEVPVRREKLIVERVDPTYERIAEIDLGQSQINGKEHTNGTAIANGNTIQGEFDSPKTVSDLLDAIARTPDHNCAEIRIEITLKDSKHKETYQAWFDRCRKS, via the coding sequence ATGATCCCCCAAGCTGATGAATCCCTGACTTCTGAGGTTCTTACCCCTGAAGAAGTCATTCAACTGCTAGAAGAACGGTTAGTTGTCCGTTCTGATAAGCGTAAAGTTGGCGAAATTGTTGTCCGCAAAGAGATCGAGACTCGAATTGTTGAGGTTCCTGTTCGACGAGAAAAATTGATTGTTGAGCGGGTTGACCCGACTTACGAGCGGATTGCAGAAATCGATCTGGGTCAGAGCCAAATTAATGGCAAAGAGCACACGAACGGAACCGCGATCGCGAACGGTAACACGATTCAGGGTGAGTTCGATTCACCTAAAACAGTGAGTGATCTGCTCGACGCGATCGCCCGGACTCCCGATCATAACTGTGCCGAAATTCGGATCGAAATCACGCTCAAAGACTCGAAACACAAAGAAACCTATCAAGCCTGGTTCGATCGCTGTCGTAAATCCTAG
- a CDS encoding YsnF/AvaK domain-containing protein: MALHKIKDFDPDYRTHFDNNDVIGFDVYSGNEKVGSVDDVLVDDDGSFRYLVINTGLWILGKKVLMPIAQGRIAYPDHRVYANSLTKAQVESLPTYDPERLIDYDHEEQVRGVYRPTTAAMSADMTYDRSSYGYDRDPDLYGLDNDQTLRLYQERLIASKTRQKTGEVTVGKHTETETARVSVPIEKERVVIERTPVTGGMPVTVGEADFHEGEVARVEVYEEVADIQKEAFVREEVRVKKVVDHDVVTAEDQIRREEVDLNVDGTPIVEKKL; encoded by the coding sequence ATGGCTCTTCATAAGATTAAGGATTTTGACCCTGACTACCGCACACACTTCGATAACAATGATGTCATTGGATTTGATGTGTATTCTGGTAACGAAAAGGTCGGCTCAGTCGATGATGTTCTAGTTGATGATGATGGATCGTTTCGCTATCTCGTGATCAACACGGGGTTGTGGATCTTGGGCAAAAAAGTCTTGATGCCGATCGCGCAAGGGCGCATTGCATATCCCGATCATCGGGTTTATGCAAACAGTCTGACCAAGGCTCAAGTGGAAAGTTTACCGACCTACGATCCAGAGCGATTGATCGATTATGACCATGAAGAACAAGTTCGGGGAGTGTATCGCCCGACAACCGCTGCAATGAGTGCAGACATGACCTACGATCGCTCAAGCTATGGCTACGATCGCGATCCGGATCTCTATGGATTGGACAATGATCAAACCTTACGTCTCTACCAAGAGCGCTTGATTGCTAGCAAGACTCGCCAAAAAACGGGTGAAGTGACCGTCGGTAAGCATACCGAGACTGAAACCGCTCGTGTTTCTGTGCCAATCGAGAAAGAGCGCGTCGTCATTGAACGGACTCCGGTGACGGGAGGAATGCCTGTGACTGTGGGTGAAGCTGATTTTCATGAAGGTGAAGTGGCGCGAGTCGAAGTTTACGAAGAAGTAGCCGACATCCAGAAAGAAGCCTTTGTGCGTGAAGAAGTGCGCGTGAAGAAGGTTGTCGATCACGATGTTGTCACCGCAGAAGATCAAATCCGCCGCGAAGAGGTTGATCTCAATGTCGATGGTACTCCGATCGTCGAGAAGAAACTCTAA
- a CDS encoding Uma2 family endonuclease yields MAQVLSKDLDQQLVIQGTWEHFKHIQQGFAETPGVKLSYYKETIEIPMPGLDHERFSRIINYLVSTFLLKQGVWFQMTGSVTQERKREVSAQADESFCLGRLKPIPDLSIAVVFTSGGVNRLAKYRALGVPEGWFWEGGVLKLYHLREEGYQQIDRSELPGLDRLDINLLQRCILIAETDFAEAVQTFQQSI; encoded by the coding sequence ATGGCTCAAGTTTTATCAAAAGACCTTGATCAACAATTGGTGATTCAAGGAACCTGGGAGCATTTCAAGCACATCCAACAAGGATTTGCAGAAACGCCAGGAGTAAAGCTGTCTTATTACAAGGAAACGATCGAGATCCCTATGCCCGGACTAGACCACGAACGTTTTTCCCGCATTATCAATTATCTAGTCTCAACATTCCTGCTGAAGCAAGGAGTTTGGTTTCAGATGACTGGCTCAGTGACACAAGAGCGGAAACGAGAAGTTTCTGCTCAAGCAGACGAATCTTTTTGTCTGGGCAGATTGAAGCCGATTCCTGACTTATCTATTGCAGTTGTCTTCACCAGTGGCGGCGTGAATAGATTGGCGAAGTATCGGGCGTTGGGTGTGCCTGAAGGGTGGTTCTGGGAGGGTGGCGTTCTAAAGCTTTATCACCTGCGCGAAGAAGGCTATCAGCAGATCGATCGTAGCGAACTACCAGGACTCGATCGCTTGGATATCAATCTATTGCAGCGCTGTATTTTAATCGCTGAAACCGACTTTGCAGAAGCAGTACAAACCTTTCAACAATCGATCTAA